One window of Cryobacterium arcticum genomic DNA carries:
- a CDS encoding aminotransferase class I/II-fold pyridoxal phosphate-dependent enzyme, whose amino-acid sequence MTITGAWRRTAQGAGLLGADGTISASIFAEMTALAMRTGAINLGQGFPDEDGPTVVLEAAREAIANGVNQYPPGRGMPVLLEAIARHQQRFYGLTVDPATEVLVTAGATEALSATLLALLEPGDEVVTFEPFYDAYGGLIALAGGVHRTVRLRSPDFQPDLDELAAAVTDRTRIILINNPHNPTGTVFSRETLEQIVALAHKHDALIVTDEVYEHLTFGVAHLPVATLPGARERTVTISSGGKTFSTTGWKIGWLSAPAAIVTAILAVKQFLTYVNGAPFQPAMAVGLDLPDTYYTGIADDLQAKRDLLAGGLTAAGFTLTAPRGSYFIVADAAALGHPDAAEFCRSLPDLAGVVGIPITAFCLPEHKPEYASLVRFAFCKRVDVLEEAASRLARL is encoded by the coding sequence ATGACGATCACCGGCGCTTGGCGTCGCACCGCCCAGGGGGCCGGCCTCCTCGGTGCCGACGGCACCATCTCCGCCAGCATCTTCGCCGAGATGACCGCGCTCGCGATGCGCACCGGCGCCATCAACCTCGGGCAGGGCTTCCCCGACGAGGACGGCCCGACCGTAGTACTCGAGGCCGCCCGCGAAGCCATCGCGAACGGCGTCAACCAGTACCCGCCGGGGCGCGGCATGCCGGTGTTGCTCGAAGCCATCGCCCGGCACCAGCAACGGTTCTACGGGCTCACCGTCGACCCGGCCACCGAGGTCCTCGTGACCGCCGGCGCCACCGAAGCGCTCTCGGCGACACTGCTCGCCCTGCTCGAACCCGGCGACGAGGTGGTCACCTTCGAGCCGTTCTACGACGCCTACGGTGGGCTGATCGCCCTGGCGGGAGGTGTGCACCGCACTGTGCGGCTGCGCTCCCCCGACTTCCAGCCCGACCTCGACGAACTCGCGGCCGCCGTGACGGACCGCACCCGGATCATCCTGATCAACAACCCGCACAACCCCACCGGCACCGTCTTCAGCCGTGAAACGCTTGAACAGATCGTGGCCCTGGCTCACAAGCACGACGCCCTGATCGTGACCGACGAAGTGTACGAGCACCTCACCTTCGGCGTCGCGCACCTGCCCGTGGCCACTCTGCCCGGCGCACGCGAACGCACCGTCACCATCTCCTCCGGCGGCAAGACCTTCAGCACCACGGGCTGGAAGATCGGCTGGCTCAGCGCGCCGGCCGCGATCGTCACGGCGATCCTCGCGGTCAAGCAGTTCCTCACCTATGTCAACGGCGCCCCGTTCCAGCCCGCAATGGCTGTGGGACTCGATCTGCCCGACACCTACTACACCGGCATCGCCGACGATCTGCAGGCCAAGCGGGATCTTCTCGCCGGGGGGCTCACGGCGGCGGGGTTCACCCTCACCGCACCGCGGGGCTCGTACTTCATCGTGGCGGATGCCGCCGCTCTCGGGCACCCGGACGCCGCGGAATTCTGCCGGTCGCTGCCCGACCTGGCCGGGGTCGTCGGTATCCCGATCACGGCGTTCTGCCTGCCGGAGCACAAGCCGGAGTACGCCTCGCTCGTGCGGTTCGCGTTCTGCAAGCGGGTCGACGTGCTCGAAGAGGCGGCCAGCCGGCTCGCCCGGCTGTAA
- a CDS encoding S1C family serine protease, whose protein sequence is MTDSTQNSGNTPDQPNQPHDATPIEVNSTGEAVTGHPTVPTDNSAPEATAPLPPAPAADTTAHNVAAGTADNSAHSAAAASAAAHSAATHPAAAHQAQQPHQAQQTQPTQPYGQPAAYPAYPTDAFGRPIPGPDGSTPIYAPTPAQQQAYANGAGYPAQPISGAKPPKDPNRRKGSMALVAALAIGALVGGASGAGASAYFYSTQNNGTPASQAQGPSTVVVNNKDSVNEITAVAAKASPSVVTIEVASGESGGTGSGVILSKDGYVLTNTHVVTLDGAAADAKIQVKSSDGKLYTATLIGTDPVSDLAVIKLDDAQDLTPIAWADSSDLNVGDTAIAIGAPLGLSGTVTNGIVSALNRSITVASSAAPTTPDETTPEGGDGNYFNYDLPGNTPDSQAAKSSISLSVIQTDAAINPGNSGGALLNSKGELIGINVAIANAGGSSSSSAAGSIGVGFSIPANLAKRVSTEIIDSGSASHGLLGASVTSATSTDSATVGALISEVSSGGAAQKAGLKAGDVVTNFNGVPITDATDLTAQVRTLAAGDTADLTYVRDGQSVTVSVTVGELTS, encoded by the coding sequence ATGACTGACAGCACTCAGAACTCGGGCAACACCCCCGACCAGCCCAACCAGCCGCACGACGCCACGCCCATCGAGGTGAACTCGACTGGTGAGGCCGTGACCGGGCACCCCACCGTCCCTACCGACAACTCGGCTCCGGAAGCCACGGCACCGCTGCCGCCGGCACCCGCTGCTGACACCACCGCCCACAACGTGGCCGCCGGCACCGCCGACAACTCCGCTCACAGCGCTGCCGCCGCGAGCGCAGCCGCTCACAGCGCTGCCACGCACCCCGCTGCCGCGCACCAGGCCCAGCAGCCGCACCAGGCCCAGCAGACGCAGCCGACCCAGCCTTACGGTCAGCCCGCCGCCTACCCGGCCTACCCCACGGATGCCTTCGGCCGCCCCATTCCGGGCCCCGACGGATCCACCCCGATTTACGCCCCCACTCCCGCTCAGCAGCAGGCCTACGCCAACGGCGCCGGCTACCCCGCGCAGCCCATCAGCGGCGCCAAGCCGCCCAAGGACCCGAACCGCCGCAAGGGCAGCATGGCCTTGGTGGCTGCTCTGGCCATCGGCGCACTGGTCGGCGGCGCATCCGGTGCGGGCGCCTCGGCCTACTTCTACTCGACGCAGAACAACGGCACCCCCGCCAGCCAGGCTCAGGGTCCGAGCACCGTCGTCGTCAACAACAAAGACAGCGTCAACGAGATCACCGCGGTGGCCGCCAAGGCCTCGCCCAGCGTTGTCACCATCGAGGTCGCCTCGGGCGAGTCCGGCGGAACCGGCTCCGGTGTCATCCTGAGCAAGGACGGCTACGTCCTCACCAACACCCACGTCGTCACCCTCGACGGTGCTGCGGCCGACGCAAAGATCCAGGTCAAGTCCAGCGACGGCAAGCTCTACACTGCCACGCTGATCGGCACCGACCCGGTCTCCGACCTCGCCGTGATCAAGCTCGACGACGCACAGGACCTCACGCCCATCGCCTGGGCCGACTCCAGCGACCTCAACGTCGGCGACACCGCCATCGCCATCGGCGCGCCGCTCGGCCTGTCCGGCACCGTCACCAACGGCATCGTCAGCGCCCTCAACCGCAGCATCACCGTGGCGTCCTCCGCGGCGCCCACGACGCCCGATGAGACCACCCCTGAGGGCGGCGACGGCAACTACTTCAACTACGACCTGCCGGGCAACACCCCCGACAGCCAGGCCGCTAAGAGCAGCATCTCGCTCTCGGTGATCCAGACGGATGCCGCCATCAACCCCGGCAACTCCGGCGGTGCCCTGCTCAACAGCAAGGGCGAGCTGATCGGCATCAACGTCGCCATCGCCAACGCCGGCGGCAGTTCCTCGTCGAGCGCGGCGGGCAGCATCGGGGTCGGCTTCTCGATCCCGGCCAACCTGGCCAAGCGTGTCTCCACCGAGATCATCGACAGCGGCTCTGCGTCACACGGCCTGCTCGGCGCCAGCGTCACCAGCGCGACCAGCACCGACAGCGCCACCGTCGGCGCCCTGATCAGCGAGGTCTCCTCTGGGGGAGCCGCCCAGAAGGCCGGACTGAAGGCCGGTGACGTCGTCACCAACTTCAACGGCGTGCCGATCACCGACGCCACCGATCTCACCGCCCAGGTGCGCACCCTCGCGGCCGGCGACACCGCCGACCTCACCTACGTGCGCGACGGCCAGTCGGTCACCGTGTCCGTCACGGTCGGCGAGCTCACCAGCTAG
- a CDS encoding glycosyltransferase family 2 protein, translated as MASPVQESADTELIGVSYIMPVLNEASHVRAAVHSLLEQDYDGPFEVTLALGPSIDGTTELVEEMAAVDPRIRVVANEVGSTPAGLNIAIRASRYPVVIRVDAHSVLPRDYARIAVETLQRTGADNVGGIMDAQGTAPFQQAVARAYGSKIGLGGTPLHVGGAEGEAETVYLGCFRRDSLLRVGMFDEGIKRGQDWELNRRLRDSGGSVWFTPRLKVIYRPRPSLSRLARQMTSTGLWRGELARRYPAANGLRYFAPPVMVLGVTVGTLLGLVGLVQTLLGAPSWLLLGFVAPAAYLLIVLVAAATATRPDGLRVSLWFLVVLPCIHFCWGVGFLLGYLKLTTNISAHTGRHQ; from the coding sequence ATGGCCAGCCCAGTGCAGGAGAGCGCAGACACAGAGCTGATCGGTGTCTCGTACATCATGCCGGTGCTCAACGAAGCCAGCCATGTGCGGGCAGCGGTGCACAGCCTGCTGGAGCAGGACTACGACGGCCCGTTCGAGGTGACCCTGGCCCTCGGCCCGAGCATCGACGGCACCACCGAGCTTGTGGAAGAGATGGCAGCGGTCGACCCGCGCATCCGCGTCGTCGCCAACGAGGTCGGGTCGACACCCGCGGGCCTCAATATCGCCATCCGGGCCTCCCGCTACCCCGTCGTGATCCGCGTCGACGCGCACTCTGTGCTGCCCCGCGACTACGCCCGCATCGCCGTGGAGACCCTGCAGCGCACCGGCGCCGACAACGTCGGCGGCATCATGGATGCGCAGGGCACCGCCCCGTTCCAGCAGGCCGTTGCCCGCGCCTATGGCAGCAAGATCGGCCTGGGCGGCACCCCGCTGCACGTGGGTGGCGCCGAGGGCGAGGCCGAGACCGTGTACCTCGGCTGCTTCCGCCGCGACAGCCTGTTGCGCGTGGGCATGTTCGACGAGGGCATCAAGCGCGGCCAGGACTGGGAACTCAACCGGCGTCTGCGCGACAGCGGGGGTTCGGTGTGGTTCACGCCCCGGCTCAAGGTGATCTACCGGCCGCGCCCGAGCTTGTCCCGGCTGGCCCGGCAGATGACCTCCACCGGGTTGTGGCGCGGCGAGCTCGCCCGTCGGTACCCGGCGGCCAACGGCCTGCGGTACTTCGCACCGCCGGTGATGGTGCTCGGCGTCACGGTGGGCACGCTGCTCGGCCTGGTCGGTCTGGTGCAGACCCTGCTCGGCGCCCCGAGCTGGCTGCTGCTGGGCTTTGTCGCCCCGGCGGCCTACCTGCTGATCGTCCTGGTTGCCGCCGCGACGGCGACGCGGCCCGACGGGTTACGTGTCTCGCTCTGGTTTCTCGTAGTCTTGCCCTGCATTCACTTCTGCTGGGGTGTTGGTTTCCTGCTCGGGTACCTCAAGCTCACCACCAACATCTCGGCACACACGGGAAGACATCAATGA
- a CDS encoding CDP-alcohol phosphatidyltransferase family protein: MTSGSPNTARPSSIAELRAVAQPPEVRMRANAEHWTASLYLRDLSPYLTWMLLKTRISANGVTGLMILVGWSTAAALLIPGIWGALLALILGQLQMLVDCCDGEVARWRKTSSPAGVFLDKVGHYSTEALIPIALGIRAAAYPFEAPADFLFTTLGLALALLIVLNKALNDMVHVARANAGLPKLADNKGEKVPQAGLIATLRRLARFLPFHRLYHSVEMTMVIFVAAVIGLIAGQPATDRVFLAVLVPLAFLALIGHFLAIMASKRVRS, from the coding sequence ATGACGTCAGGTTCGCCCAACACGGCTCGGCCCTCTTCGATCGCCGAGCTTCGTGCCGTCGCGCAACCTCCCGAGGTGCGGATGCGCGCCAACGCCGAGCACTGGACGGCGTCGCTGTACCTGCGCGACCTGTCGCCGTACCTCACCTGGATGCTCCTGAAGACCCGGATCTCGGCCAACGGCGTCACCGGCCTGATGATCCTCGTCGGCTGGTCCACGGCCGCCGCCCTGCTGATCCCCGGGATCTGGGGCGCCCTGCTGGCCCTGATCCTCGGCCAGCTGCAGATGCTCGTGGACTGCTGCGACGGCGAGGTCGCCAGGTGGCGCAAGACCTCCTCCCCGGCCGGTGTGTTCCTCGACAAGGTCGGGCACTACTCGACCGAAGCCCTGATCCCGATCGCCCTGGGCATCCGTGCGGCCGCCTACCCGTTCGAGGCCCCCGCCGACTTCCTGTTCACCACCCTCGGACTGGCGCTGGCGCTACTGATCGTGCTCAACAAGGCCCTCAACGACATGGTGCACGTGGCCCGGGCCAACGCTGGCCTGCCCAAACTGGCCGACAACAAGGGCGAGAAGGTTCCGCAGGCCGGCTTGATCGCCACCCTGCGCCGCCTCGCCCGGTTCCTGCCGTTCCACCGCCTGTACCACTCGGTGGAGATGACCATGGTGATCTTCGTCGCCGCGGTGATCGGCCTCATCGCCGGCCAGCCCGCCACCGACCGGGTCTTCCTGGCCGTGCTCGTGCCGCTGGCCTTCCTCGCGCTCATCGGCCACTTCCTGGCGATCATGGCCTCGAAGCGCGTGCGCTCCTGA
- a CDS encoding glycosyltransferase family 2 protein, which produces MPAASASTPPTIGVVVLTQGRRPDDLDRGIRSLLAQQDVRLDIVCVGNGWQPTGLPDGVAALALPENLGIPAGRNRGVEHVTGDYLFFLDDDASLPDPRFLIEAVGMLRADPSIGLLQPQVVDPAGLTAPRRWIPRIRKGEATHSSAVFSVWEGAVLLPRRVFDATGGWAEPFFYAHEGIELAWRVWDQGLRTWYAGNLVANHPVILPTRHADFYRLNARNRVWIARRNLPAVLMPFYVGSWTAIQVLRGARNRPALAAWFRGWREGWATDPGERRRLHARTIWRMTLAGRPPVI; this is translated from the coding sequence ATGCCCGCAGCATCCGCCTCGACGCCGCCCACGATCGGCGTCGTCGTGCTCACCCAGGGCCGCCGTCCCGACGACCTCGACCGCGGCATCCGCAGCCTGCTCGCCCAACAGGACGTGCGGCTCGACATCGTCTGCGTCGGCAACGGCTGGCAGCCAACGGGCCTGCCCGACGGCGTCGCCGCGCTCGCGCTGCCCGAGAACCTGGGCATCCCCGCCGGCCGCAACCGCGGGGTCGAGCATGTCACCGGGGACTACCTCTTCTTCCTCGACGACGACGCCAGCCTGCCCGACCCGCGCTTCCTCATCGAGGCCGTCGGCATGCTGCGCGCCGACCCGAGCATCGGCCTGCTGCAGCCGCAGGTCGTCGACCCCGCCGGCCTCACCGCCCCGCGCCGCTGGATCCCTCGCATCCGCAAGGGCGAAGCCACGCACTCCAGCGCCGTCTTCTCGGTGTGGGAGGGCGCCGTGCTGCTGCCGCGCCGCGTGTTCGACGCCACCGGCGGCTGGGCCGAACCGTTCTTCTATGCCCACGAAGGTATCGAACTCGCCTGGCGGGTCTGGGACCAGGGCCTGCGCACCTGGTACGCGGGCAACCTGGTGGCCAACCATCCGGTGATCCTGCCCACCAGGCACGCGGACTTCTACCGGCTCAACGCCCGTAACCGGGTCTGGATCGCCCGGCGCAACCTTCCCGCGGTTCTGATGCCGTTCTATGTCGGCTCCTGGACGGCCATCCAGGTGCTGCGCGGCGCCCGCAACCGGCCCGCACTAGCCGCCTGGTTCCGGGGTTGGCGGGAAGGCTGGGCCACCGATCCGGGTGAACGACGCCGCCTGCACGCCCGCACCATCTGGCGGATGACCCTCGCCGGCCGGCCGCCCGTCATCTGA